The Solea senegalensis isolate Sse05_10M linkage group LG9, IFAPA_SoseM_1, whole genome shotgun sequence genome has a segment encoding these proteins:
- the ctss2.1 gene encoding cathepsin S, ortholog2, tandem duplicate 1 → MMRRTDRGVMLPSLLLVSLCVGAVSMLDSQLDVHWDMWKKTHEKSYRNEVEDVHRRGLWEKNLMLITMHNLEASMGFHTYELGMNHMGDLTEAEILQSYATLTPPADMQRAPSPFTGTSGADLPDTMDWREKGCVTSVKMQGSCGSCWAFSAAGALEGQLAKKTGRLVDLSPQNLVDCSSKYGNKGCNGGFMHQAFQYVIDNQGIDSDASYPYKGRQQSCQYNPVYRAANCSQYRFLRQGDEGALKQALATIGPIAVAIDASRHTFVFYRSGVYDDPGCSKRVNHAVLAVGYGTDSGEDFWLIKNSWGTSFGESGYVRMSRNKDDQCGIAEFACYPIM, encoded by the exons atgaTGAGACGGACTGACCGAG GCGTGATGTTGCCGAGCCTGCTGCTCGTCTCCCTGTGTGTCGGCGCTGTGTCCATGCTGGACAGCCAGCTGGACGTCCACTGGGACATGTGGAAGAAGACGCATGAAAAAAGTTACCGCAACGAG GTGGAGGATGTGCACCGCCGGGGATTGTGGGAGAAGAACCTGATGCTCATTACCATGCACAACCTGGAGGCCTCGATGGGGTTTCACACCTACGAACTCGGCATGAACCACATGGGAGACCTG ACAGAAGCGGAGATCCTGCAGTCCTACGCCACACTCACTCCTCCTGCTGACATGCAGAGGGCGCCATCTCCCTTCACAGGCACGTCAGGCGCTGATCTTCCAGACACCATGGACTGGAGAGAAAAGGGCTGCGTCACCAGTGTCAAAatgcag GGTTCCTGTGGCTCTTGCTGGGCCTTCAGCGCCGCGGGGGCCCTCGAGGGCCAGTTAGCCAAGAAGACAGGGAGACTGGTGGACCTGAGCCCCCAGAACCTGGTGGACTGCTCTAGTAAATATGGCAACAAAGGTTGCAACGGCGGCTTCATGCACCAGGCCTTCCAATACGTCATTGACAACCAGGGCATCGACTCAGACGCTTCGTATCCCTACAAAGGACGG CAACAAAGTTGCCAGTACAACCCCGTGTATCGCGCCGCCAACTGCTCTCAGTACAGATTCCTGCGTCAGGGCGACGAGGGGGCTCTGAAGCAGGCGCTGGCCACCATCGGACCAATCGCAGTAGCCATTGACGCCTCGcgacacacatttgttttctacaGGAGCG GGGTCTACGACGACCCAGGGTGCTCCAAGAGGGTGAACCACGCCGTGTTAGCCGTGGGCTACGGCACAGACAGTGGAGAGGATTTCTGGCTGATCAAGAACAG CTGGGGAACCTCTTTTGGAGAGTCGGGCTACGTCCGGATGTCACGCAACAAGGACGACCAGTGTGGCATCGCTGAGTTCGCCTGCTATCCCATCATGTAG